One window from the genome of Pseudomonas fluorescens encodes:
- the gspL gene encoding type II secretion system protein GspL: protein MKTWLYLTAEGLSAPCANWPCCVWSPSGERRRLPLHEAAGELSGRPVDVLLPMEMCSWLRSDPWPSRRQPRPQALAFAIEEQLSENLEALHISVGPRDRQHRYPLMVTERARFQALLALLVEQGIDTRAVHVDADLLAEDQALGVRWFGRWLLGAGLPARLALSARALAALKPGLPEDIHWLDEERDCPGIDEWLLSAGGRPIDLLQGEFRRRGRPLPWRGVSAVALGMLVLTWAFGDARIRFLERETRLLYAQSEQRFRSLYPGQERIVDLAAQFQALQNRRGQSHDTQVARLTRLTEQVIGASNVEVQRIDFREGEGWKIQLTANSFVELEQLRERGQQNGLPVTLGSASKQNNRVQAILTLENS, encoded by the coding sequence ATGAAAACCTGGCTTTACCTGACCGCCGAGGGCCTGTCCGCACCTTGTGCCAACTGGCCGTGCTGCGTGTGGTCGCCCAGCGGCGAGCGTCGTCGCCTGCCGTTGCACGAGGCGGCCGGCGAGTTGAGCGGCCGGCCCGTCGATGTGCTGTTGCCGATGGAAATGTGCAGTTGGTTGCGCAGCGATCCGTGGCCCTCTCGACGCCAGCCCCGGCCCCAGGCCCTGGCATTCGCCATCGAAGAACAACTGAGTGAAAACCTGGAGGCGCTGCACATCAGCGTCGGCCCGCGGGACCGTCAGCACCGCTATCCGCTGATGGTGACGGAACGCGCCCGGTTCCAGGCGCTGCTGGCGCTGCTCGTCGAGCAAGGCATCGATACGCGGGCGGTGCATGTCGATGCCGACCTGCTTGCCGAGGACCAGGCATTGGGCGTGCGTTGGTTCGGGCGCTGGTTGTTGGGCGCAGGGCTGCCGGCACGGCTGGCGTTGTCGGCACGGGCCCTGGCGGCGCTCAAGCCCGGCCTGCCCGAGGACATTCACTGGCTGGACGAAGAGCGCGATTGCCCTGGCATCGATGAATGGCTGCTGAGCGCGGGTGGACGCCCCATCGACCTGTTGCAAGGTGAGTTCCGTCGACGTGGTCGACCGCTGCCATGGCGTGGTGTTTCGGCGGTGGCACTGGGCATGTTGGTGCTCACCTGGGCCTTCGGCGACGCCCGCATACGTTTTCTTGAACGCGAAACCCGGCTTTTGTATGCCCAAAGTGAGCAGCGGTTCAGGTCGCTGTACCCCGGGCAGGAGCGGATCGTCGACCTGGCGGCGCAGTTCCAGGCATTGCAGAATCGGCGCGGGCAAAGCCACGACACTCAGGTCGCGCGCCTGACCCGTCTGACCGAGCAGGTCATTGGCGCCAGCAACGTCGAGGTGCAGCGCATCGATTTTCGTGAGGGCGAAGGCTGGAAGATCCAGCTGACGGCGAACAGTTTCGTCGAGCTTGAACAACTGCGTGAACGCGGGCAGCAAAACGGCTTGCCCGTCACCCTGGGCAGCGCGAGCAAACAGAACAATCGGGTGCAGGCCATCCTCACACTGGAGAACAGTTGA
- a CDS encoding dermonecrotic toxin domain-containing protein, with translation MIRLNDAIPRPSNVMRQHLDYWFRRTFPALAGSMTVHELSVRTLREEMIAPAQRTADDPATGKTVTDTRLLETLLLQVVAGRIDPRAFFRDLDDIEIVTHRDGTTAAPVALNERAAKDEIKRLISATPALYERLLTRALDEFWNKPADFSQDRKVGDWLADELARQLKAQADLHRLDTTLSPQMHQALTDYALSAPDAASRAQLAERVRPGVFSLGITPRRWGFSVPVSGAVALSRYDNASDSGHAVLYRPGQPLQLYDTLVALTAGLAQDGNAGDEVDIAPVTEHFLARLVTELRTGQKTAVRDAVLDGPATSEEITAWMNRVDAAADIGHKLDLANAMEERELRLNLKRLNDWLHGNPHVTASDRLAWWAATRALHNALTDQPPPPDPVTLATMDALRDRTRQLLADVIKAKYPPVDPEDVSLSIRRTVVDPHAPTGSSPFGSGVSQGSVRGIVDDRRSLTQWAMSNLTQDERHASHPTVEGPLSFAQIVDVIERANIGARLPVELQRVAREQQAQWMALKAQQMRAQVWAAHISGDLRHDRDNIGLKLVLAALDGPTAAARDKVNGHEVVVRQLQWGDSVLREVLAFGVKATASRPSLTLYTPGAPDGKTFRDVDAPSARALETTLVQTLTATSEMTRWLISHLPLLEQAKQLASMAPTSEDLALEEKIKKVTQSVFAWAQDRAQDDFAKTIASPIVEGDVFKALHETQIAHGLKTADMLTVTHAERDSTYAQEGRRSAVMLLTGAMSMFPAGRLGGLLGRAILPTMAGGAAVSAIDDENGSLQQWTLDFIGGLGEVIAEAGQDLIMARSGRRRRQARPALSALPPMTAPELEPYRLKGFDGHGLIHEGRHRYRDASGQGYLMLENGYYKTAVQAGEQIIYAPDNRSNQRTVIWENDRWQVEERQRLRGGGALQSLLRRAPQTPRERTFNALVEGVLVNNRYPTLEAVNTAKEIFHTMPDALLERILDESMADIDALDLNAYLSKIRDLTQGRGNLSRHQAAHDDLLDKMNTWRIVTLSYKDIEANAPDVELSETQKIKIYDTIISHKNVFFTEDRIQVHTTIITDNLTGAVFMTFTPHKGRKRVAMDKISKDTGAMLHAVEAKLNAKAQALYPGDGPQAQAARGNYMVSEDYYNEMIAALREEKQRMHKPGLLTEIRNNRVPYLIVNKGKTQRNTMLLTSEDITNFTSSLANYEPFDIEIVTQAKSNKVTGPPPPTAPMVLPAPEPVPDKFQTRTSPLAETQMAYASFPKEAEAKVGEILADIRAGRITTKRIYRYYWYTMAQLSPGGGKGAWRAAFERKGDTWTLQGFYDYHGNKPATVWEG, from the coding sequence ATGATCCGCCTGAACGACGCCATCCCAAGGCCTTCCAATGTGATGAGGCAACACCTGGATTATTGGTTCAGGAGAACCTTCCCTGCCTTGGCGGGCAGCATGACGGTGCACGAGCTGTCCGTGCGCACGCTGCGAGAAGAGATGATCGCGCCTGCGCAGCGCACAGCCGATGACCCGGCAACCGGTAAGACGGTGACGGACACCCGCTTGCTCGAGACGCTTTTGCTGCAAGTCGTCGCTGGCAGGATCGATCCGAGGGCGTTCTTCCGTGACCTGGACGACATCGAGATTGTCACCCATCGGGACGGCACCACCGCAGCGCCCGTCGCCCTGAACGAGCGCGCCGCAAAAGATGAAATCAAGCGGCTGATCAGCGCCACGCCGGCGCTTTATGAACGACTGCTCACCCGTGCATTGGATGAGTTCTGGAACAAACCGGCCGACTTCAGCCAGGACCGCAAGGTCGGCGACTGGCTGGCGGACGAACTCGCCAGGCAACTCAAGGCCCAGGCCGATCTGCATCGGCTGGACACGACATTGAGCCCGCAAATGCACCAGGCGCTGACCGACTATGCGTTGTCGGCGCCGGACGCAGCGTCTCGCGCACAGTTGGCGGAACGGGTCCGACCCGGGGTGTTCAGCCTGGGGATCACACCCCGCCGGTGGGGCTTCAGCGTACCGGTGTCGGGCGCCGTGGCCTTGTCGCGGTATGACAACGCCAGCGATTCGGGACATGCCGTGCTGTACCGCCCGGGCCAGCCGTTGCAACTGTACGACACCCTGGTGGCGCTCACGGCCGGCCTGGCACAAGACGGCAACGCTGGGGATGAAGTCGACATCGCGCCTGTCACCGAGCACTTCCTCGCGCGCCTGGTCACGGAACTGCGGACAGGGCAAAAAACCGCCGTGCGCGATGCCGTGCTGGACGGTCCCGCGACATCGGAAGAAATCACCGCCTGGATGAACAGGGTCGATGCGGCGGCGGACATCGGCCACAAGCTGGACCTGGCGAACGCCATGGAGGAGCGCGAACTGCGGCTAAACCTCAAGAGACTCAATGACTGGCTGCACGGCAACCCGCACGTTACCGCCAGCGATCGCCTGGCATGGTGGGCGGCGACGCGAGCCCTGCACAACGCCCTGACGGATCAGCCCCCGCCGCCGGACCCGGTGACGCTGGCCACCATGGACGCTCTTCGTGACCGGACCCGTCAGTTGCTCGCCGATGTCATCAAGGCGAAATACCCGCCGGTCGACCCTGAGGACGTGTCCCTGAGCATCAGAAGAACCGTGGTCGATCCCCACGCACCGACGGGTAGCTCGCCGTTTGGCTCCGGGGTCTCGCAAGGCAGCGTGAGGGGAATCGTCGATGACCGTCGCTCCCTGACGCAGTGGGCGATGTCCAACCTGACCCAGGACGAACGCCATGCCTCTCACCCAACCGTGGAAGGGCCGCTGAGCTTCGCGCAAATTGTGGACGTCATTGAGAGGGCGAACATCGGCGCCCGGCTCCCGGTCGAGCTGCAACGCGTGGCCCGGGAACAACAGGCGCAGTGGATGGCCCTGAAAGCGCAACAGATGCGCGCCCAAGTGTGGGCCGCGCATATTTCGGGAGACTTGCGGCACGACCGGGACAATATCGGCTTGAAGCTGGTGCTGGCCGCACTGGACGGCCCGACCGCAGCGGCGCGCGACAAGGTCAACGGGCACGAGGTGGTGGTCCGCCAACTGCAATGGGGCGACAGCGTGCTGAGGGAAGTGCTGGCGTTTGGGGTGAAGGCGACGGCCAGCCGCCCTTCGTTGACGCTTTACACACCAGGCGCCCCCGACGGCAAGACGTTCAGGGACGTGGATGCACCAAGCGCGCGGGCGTTGGAAACAACCTTGGTGCAAACACTCACTGCCACGTCGGAGATGACCCGTTGGCTCATTTCGCACCTGCCGCTGCTCGAACAGGCCAAGCAACTTGCCAGCATGGCACCGACCTCGGAGGACCTGGCGCTCGAGGAAAAAATCAAGAAAGTCACACAGTCTGTCTTCGCGTGGGCCCAGGACAGGGCACAGGACGATTTCGCGAAGACCATCGCTTCGCCCATCGTCGAGGGGGATGTGTTCAAAGCGTTGCATGAGACGCAAATCGCCCATGGGCTCAAGACGGCAGACATGTTGACGGTGACCCATGCCGAGCGCGACAGCACCTACGCCCAAGAGGGACGCCGCAGCGCCGTCATGCTGCTGACGGGGGCGATGTCGATGTTCCCGGCAGGCCGGCTGGGGGGCCTGCTGGGACGCGCGATCCTGCCGACCATGGCCGGCGGTGCCGCGGTGTCGGCGATAGACGATGAGAACGGCAGCCTGCAGCAGTGGACCCTTGATTTTATCGGCGGGCTGGGAGAGGTCATCGCCGAGGCGGGGCAGGACTTGATCATGGCCCGCTCCGGACGCCGTCGCAGACAAGCACGCCCGGCGCTATCGGCGCTCCCCCCCATGACGGCCCCGGAGCTGGAGCCGTACCGGCTCAAAGGGTTCGACGGCCACGGATTGATCCACGAGGGTCGCCACCGGTACCGGGATGCAAGCGGGCAAGGCTACTTGATGCTGGAGAACGGCTATTACAAGACGGCGGTCCAGGCAGGCGAGCAAATCATCTACGCGCCCGACAACCGCTCCAACCAACGGACTGTCATTTGGGAAAATGATCGTTGGCAGGTTGAAGAACGACAGCGCCTACGCGGAGGCGGCGCGCTCCAGAGCCTGCTCAGACGAGCCCCGCAGACGCCGCGAGAGCGAACGTTCAATGCATTGGTGGAAGGGGTGCTGGTCAACAATCGCTACCCCACCCTCGAAGCCGTCAACACGGCAAAGGAGATTTTCCACACCATGCCTGACGCGCTGCTCGAACGCATACTCGACGAAAGCATGGCCGACATAGACGCGCTCGACCTCAACGCCTATCTCTCGAAAATAAGGGACCTGACCCAGGGCCGGGGCAATCTGTCCCGGCATCAGGCCGCCCACGACGATCTGCTGGACAAGATGAACACTTGGCGAATCGTGACCCTTAGCTATAAGGACATCGAAGCCAACGCGCCTGACGTCGAACTGAGCGAAACACAAAAGATAAAAATATATGACACGATCATTTCGCACAAAAACGTGTTCTTTACCGAAGATCGAATCCAGGTGCACACCACCATCATCACGGACAACCTGACCGGCGCAGTCTTCATGACCTTCACGCCTCATAAAGGCCGGAAAAGAGTGGCCATGGACAAGATATCCAAAGACACCGGGGCCATGTTGCACGCCGTGGAAGCCAAATTGAATGCCAAGGCCCAGGCGTTATATCCGGGGGATGGCCCGCAAGCGCAGGCCGCCCGAGGAAACTACATGGTTTCGGAGGATTACTACAACGAGATGATCGCTGCGCTTCGGGAAGAGAAGCAGCGCATGCACAAGCCTGGCCTGTTGACGGAAATCAGGAACAATCGCGTGCCTTATCTCATTGTCAACAAAGGCAAGACCCAGCGAAATACCATGCTGCTCACCAGCGAAGACATTACAAACTTCACCAGTTCGCTCGCAAACTATGAACCCTTCGACATCGAAATCGTTACACAGGCCAAGTCCAACAAAGTGACAGGGCCCCCCCCACCCACCGCCCCCATGGTTTTACCCGCCCCGGAACCTGTGCCGGACAAATTCCAGACCCGCACCAGCCCATTGGCCGAAACACAGATGGCATACGCCAGCTTTCCCAAGGAGGCTGAAGCCAAGGTCGGGGAAATCCTGGCAGATATCCGCGCCGGCAGGATAACCACCAAGCGAATCTATCGGTACTACTGGTACACCATGGCCCAACTGTCCCCCGGCGGTGGCAAAGGCGCATGGCGCGCCGCGTTCGAACGCAAGGGCGACACGTGGACACTCCAGGGCTTTTATGATTACCACGGCAATAAGCCCGCGACGGTCTGGGAAGGCTAG
- a CDS encoding LysR family transcriptional regulator translates to MELRHLRYFIAVAEELHFGRAALALGISQPPLSQQIQALEQEIGARLFERTNRRVELSEAGRLFLEEARRVLVQVDKAADVARRAQLGELGELKIGFTSSAPFNSTIPQAIFSFRQRFPAVHLNLREMSSTQVADALLDEAIEVGIMRPLPLPDALREIELSREPLVAVLSAKHPLAQGDEKGLFLSALAQEPFVFFPRSYGSGLYAQLLSLARDAGFSPHFAQEAGEAMTIIGLVAAGLGVSVLPASYQRMRIDGVVYRPLLDPAAVSAVWLVQRKEQRSPMAKAFVDLLTQGTGC, encoded by the coding sequence ATGGAACTGCGTCACTTGCGTTACTTCATCGCCGTGGCCGAAGAGCTGCATTTCGGCCGCGCCGCGCTGGCCCTGGGCATCTCCCAGCCGCCGTTGAGCCAGCAGATCCAGGCACTGGAACAGGAGATTGGCGCACGGTTGTTCGAGCGCACCAATCGTCGAGTCGAACTGAGCGAGGCCGGGCGGCTGTTCCTTGAAGAAGCACGACGGGTGTTGGTCCAGGTCGACAAGGCCGCCGACGTGGCCCGCCGTGCCCAACTGGGGGAACTGGGCGAGCTGAAAATCGGCTTTACCTCCTCGGCACCGTTCAACTCCACCATTCCCCAGGCGATCTTCTCGTTCCGTCAGCGCTTCCCGGCGGTGCACCTGAACCTGCGGGAAATGAGCAGCACCCAAGTGGCCGACGCACTGCTGGATGAGGCGATCGAAGTGGGCATCATGCGGCCCTTGCCGCTGCCCGACGCCCTGAGGGAAATCGAACTCAGCCGCGAACCCCTGGTGGCCGTGCTCAGCGCCAAGCATCCCCTGGCCCAGGGCGATGAAAAGGGCCTGTTCCTCTCGGCGTTGGCTCAGGAACCGTTCGTGTTTTTCCCGCGCAGCTACGGCAGCGGCCTCTACGCGCAATTGCTGAGCCTGGCCCGCGACGCCGGCTTCAGCCCGCACTTCGCCCAGGAAGCCGGTGAAGCCATGACCATCATCGGCCTGGTCGCGGCAGGGCTCGGTGTCTCGGTATTGCCGGCGTCCTACCAACGCATGCGCATCGATGGCGTGGTCTATCGACCGCTGCTCGACCCGGCGGCGGTCTCGGCCGTGTGGCTGGTGCAGCGCAAGGAACAGCGTTCGCCGATGGCGAAGGCGTTTGTGGATTTATTGACGCAAGGCACTGGCTGTTGA
- the gspM gene encoding type II secretion system protein GspM, whose amino-acid sequence MNVDRWRVLKQTWGSLSRREQGLLLGLAGALSVALAYTAIWQPTWQRREVAERQYQQQAELNARIQRAEPTRDMTVATRPLSVRVNESATAAGLGMAQMEVDGDSLRLAVSGEASALLHWLDQQEREGAVLQSLTLEVENGVLGARVVLRQ is encoded by the coding sequence ATGAATGTCGATCGATGGCGGGTCTTGAAACAGACGTGGGGAAGCCTGTCGCGCCGAGAACAAGGGCTGTTGCTGGGGCTTGCCGGGGCGTTGTCGGTGGCGCTGGCCTACACCGCGATTTGGCAACCGACCTGGCAACGACGGGAAGTTGCCGAACGCCAGTATCAACAACAGGCCGAGCTGAACGCCCGGATCCAGCGTGCCGAACCCACCCGGGACATGACTGTCGCCACGCGGCCCTTGTCGGTGCGCGTCAATGAAAGTGCGACAGCGGCGGGGTTGGGCATGGCGCAAATGGAGGTCGACGGCGACTCGTTGCGACTCGCCGTCAGTGGTGAGGCGAGTGCGTTGCTGCATTGGTTGGATCAACAGGAACGAGAGGGCGCGGTGCTGCAGTCGCTGACGTTGGAAGTGGAGAATGGTGTGTTGGGCGCGCGAGTGGTTTTGCGCCAATGA
- a CDS encoding MFS transporter: MAHEIPPRAQDDVVAELKDIYIEKGTPMFMRTVLALFCGGFATFALLYCVQPMMPLLSKEFSINAAQSSLILSVATGMLAIGLLITGPISDRIGRKPVMVTALFAASVCTIASAMMPTWQGVLLLRALVGLSLSGLAAVAMTYLSEEIHPKHIGLAMGLYIAGNAIGGMCGRLITGVLIDFVSWHTAMLVIGGLALIAAAVFWRILPESRNFRPRSLHPRSLLDGFTLHFRDAGLPLLFLEAFVLMGAFVTLFNYIGYRLLAEPYHLDQAFVGLLSVVYLSGIYSSAKVGALADRLGRRKMLWATIALMLSGLVLTMATPLWLVVLGMLVFTFGFFGAHSVASSWIGRRALRAKGQASSLYLFSYYAGSSVAGTAGGVAWHLGGWNGIGLFIGGLLVIALWVAVKLAKLPLLPGNVQV; this comes from the coding sequence TTGGCCCATGAAATCCCGCCGCGTGCGCAGGACGATGTCGTCGCCGAACTCAAGGACATCTACATCGAGAAGGGCACGCCGATGTTCATGCGCACGGTGCTGGCGCTGTTCTGCGGTGGCTTTGCGACCTTTGCCCTGCTGTATTGCGTGCAACCGATGATGCCGCTGCTGTCCAAGGAGTTTTCCATCAACGCGGCGCAGAGCAGCCTGATCCTGTCGGTGGCGACCGGCATGCTTGCCATCGGCCTGTTGATCACCGGCCCGATTTCCGACCGCATCGGCCGCAAACCGGTGATGGTCACGGCACTGTTCGCCGCGTCAGTGTGCACGATCGCCAGCGCCATGATGCCGACCTGGCAAGGCGTCCTGCTGCTGCGCGCCTTGGTCGGGCTGTCGTTGAGCGGGTTGGCGGCGGTCGCGATGACGTATCTGAGCGAAGAGATTCATCCCAAGCACATCGGCCTGGCGATGGGGCTGTATATCGCTGGCAACGCCATCGGCGGCATGTGCGGGCGCCTGATCACCGGGGTCTTGATCGACTTCGTCAGTTGGCACACCGCGATGCTGGTGATTGGCGGCCTGGCGTTGATCGCGGCGGCGGTGTTCTGGCGAATTCTTCCCGAGTCACGCAACTTCCGTCCCCGTTCGCTGCACCCGCGCAGTCTGCTGGACGGTTTCACCCTGCACTTTCGCGACGCCGGGTTGCCGCTGCTGTTTCTCGAAGCCTTCGTGCTGATGGGCGCGTTCGTGACGCTGTTCAACTACATCGGCTACCGCCTGCTGGCCGAGCCTTATCATCTGGACCAGGCCTTCGTCGGGTTGCTGTCGGTGGTGTACCTGTCGGGCATCTACAGCTCGGCCAAAGTCGGCGCACTGGCGGACAGACTCGGTCGCCGCAAAATGCTCTGGGCGACCATCGCGCTGATGCTGTCCGGCCTCGTGCTGACCATGGCCACCCCGCTGTGGCTGGTGGTCCTGGGCATGTTGGTGTTCACCTTCGGTTTCTTCGGCGCCCATTCGGTCGCCAGCAGTTGGATCGGCCGCCGCGCCCTCAGGGCCAAGGGCCAGGCTTCGTCACTTTATCTGTTCAGCTACTACGCCGGATCCAGCGTGGCGGGTACGGCCGGCGGCGTGGCCTGGCACCTGGGCGGCTGGAACGGGATCGGCCTGTTCATCGGTGGCTTGCTGGTGATTGCGTTGTGGGTGGCGGTGAAGCTGGCGAAATTGCCGTTGTTGCCGGGGAATGTGCAGGTCTAG